Proteins co-encoded in one Saprospira grandis genomic window:
- a CDS encoding N-6 DNA methylase, whose protein sequence is MESINFDQIQISSGWTPSSKEELENQLDNLFSSSLDALRGTWDLSNSANVLLSLIFYKRLICLQEEGELAFIKISEKQRQILHNFRQQLAQNEQQAFGDLRDALVAISRANPSLENIFAPLMVALQDKADAQHLARVFGLLEQVDFSLKQFSIAQFGAFFNKSLSRAAQRRGKAGGSATTPLFLNKLMALLLSPKSGESVYEPAAGQAGSLVALMQEATTLNILAQEVDQITWAFCKMNLLMNGAYEAVVEQNNSLLHPPQPPQQFDLALANFPFGEEIDLRAVKHRSYVKLPLDVGQEETDCNSLFVQLMLEQLNENGRMIAVLPMRALFKERQERRLREYLLRRDVVDAVITLPAGLLYASQAPICLLYLHKNKPAKRKGKVLFINASQLQPTSKSRVRHRLESQQIAAIVSAYHSCGEKVPQELAGYVVSKTVEQLLEQRANLNAKRYAAPFIQELEALADQNALVKVQEVMAGELPALWVHKKEQQFHEYPFVSSRDLALQFADYQLALPKLCPFGEQEEEEGRILQHSAFLVNRKGKRLRASYFEYSGQAIIVSKSVLVFDLQQKKINKEYFLVQLHQKLFLAQFNMFRTDHEALQISEREFGQLQMPLLSLEEQIKLVQETKWSLLKEEEHKVETLRSRLNLDKQTAQNRQMRIISSLQHELGNRLPAILTELKNIKDFLGDKIEEQTPLSWSDSIYPLFEGEEAEEEDQLGKVVRKIEKQLIYTINSIDAASNIISADKERMQLEHLLLRDFLEDWAQLYAQEKQFSIQIEVEDDERGRELPIATLIDRAQLATALSNFVENARRHGFSKDKKHLIRFSVSLLEEQEEVLIEYKNDGKAFPNSFTFEDFVSYGNYAGDTGHSGIGGYLIHQIIENHEGSLYYKEQIDKRDPFKVQFDIILPYRK, encoded by the coding sequence ATGGAATCTATCAACTTTGATCAAATACAGATCTCTTCGGGCTGGACGCCCAGCAGCAAGGAGGAGCTAGAAAACCAATTGGACAACCTATTTAGTAGCAGTTTGGATGCTTTGCGAGGGACCTGGGACCTCAGTAACTCGGCCAATGTCTTGCTGAGCCTAATCTTTTATAAGCGCCTGATTTGTCTACAAGAAGAAGGCGAATTGGCCTTCATTAAGATTTCGGAAAAACAACGGCAGATCCTACACAATTTTAGGCAGCAGTTGGCCCAAAACGAACAGCAGGCCTTTGGCGATTTGCGAGATGCCCTGGTGGCGATTTCTAGGGCCAACCCCTCTTTAGAAAATATTTTTGCCCCCCTAATGGTGGCCCTACAAGATAAGGCCGATGCCCAGCATCTGGCCCGAGTATTTGGCCTATTGGAACAGGTCGATTTTTCGCTCAAGCAGTTTTCTATTGCGCAGTTTGGGGCCTTCTTTAATAAAAGCCTGAGCCGAGCGGCCCAAAGAAGGGGCAAGGCGGGCGGTAGCGCCACCACCCCGCTTTTTCTCAATAAACTCATGGCCCTTTTGCTCTCTCCCAAATCGGGAGAATCGGTCTATGAACCTGCGGCGGGACAGGCAGGGAGCCTAGTTGCGCTTATGCAAGAAGCGACTACTTTAAATATTCTGGCCCAAGAAGTAGATCAAATTACCTGGGCCTTTTGCAAAATGAATTTGCTCATGAATGGGGCCTATGAGGCCGTTGTGGAGCAAAATAATAGCCTGCTTCACCCGCCCCAACCCCCTCAGCAATTTGATCTGGCCCTGGCCAACTTCCCCTTTGGCGAAGAAATCGATTTGCGAGCCGTTAAGCATCGATCTTATGTCAAACTGCCCCTAGATGTGGGCCAAGAAGAGACCGATTGCAACAGCCTTTTTGTGCAGTTGATGTTGGAGCAACTCAATGAGAATGGGCGAATGATTGCCGTTTTGCCCATGCGGGCCCTCTTCAAAGAGCGGCAAGAGCGCCGCTTGCGAGAGTACTTGCTTCGCCGCGATGTGGTGGATGCCGTGATTACCCTACCAGCTGGCCTGCTCTATGCCAGTCAAGCCCCTATTTGCCTGCTCTATTTGCATAAAAATAAGCCCGCCAAACGCAAGGGAAAAGTCCTTTTTATCAATGCTTCTCAACTGCAACCCACCTCCAAGAGTCGGGTGCGCCACCGTTTGGAGAGTCAGCAAATTGCGGCCATTGTTTCGGCTTATCATAGCTGTGGCGAGAAAGTGCCGCAGGAGCTAGCGGGTTATGTGGTGAGTAAAACGGTAGAGCAACTGCTCGAGCAGCGGGCCAACCTCAATGCCAAGCGCTATGCCGCCCCCTTTATTCAGGAACTAGAGGCTTTGGCCGATCAAAATGCCTTGGTCAAGGTACAAGAAGTGATGGCGGGAGAGTTGCCAGCGCTTTGGGTGCATAAAAAAGAGCAGCAGTTTCATGAATACCCCTTTGTGAGTAGTCGAGATTTGGCGCTGCAGTTTGCGGATTATCAGTTGGCCCTGCCCAAACTTTGTCCCTTTGGCGAACAGGAGGAGGAGGAAGGGCGGATCTTGCAGCATTCGGCCTTTTTGGTCAATCGGAAAGGCAAGCGCTTGCGGGCCAGCTATTTTGAGTATAGCGGCCAAGCCATTATTGTGAGTAAATCGGTGCTGGTTTTTGATTTGCAGCAAAAGAAGATCAACAAAGAATACTTTTTGGTCCAATTGCATCAAAAGCTGTTTTTGGCCCAGTTCAATATGTTCAGGACCGATCATGAAGCCTTGCAGATATCGGAGCGGGAATTTGGCCAATTGCAAATGCCTTTGCTCAGCCTAGAGGAGCAAATCAAATTGGTCCAAGAAACCAAATGGTCTTTGCTCAAAGAAGAAGAGCATAAGGTGGAAACCCTGCGCAGCCGCCTCAATTTGGATAAGCAAACGGCCCAAAACCGACAAATGCGCATTATTTCCTCTTTGCAGCATGAACTAGGCAATCGTCTGCCCGCCATACTGACCGAGCTCAAAAATATTAAGGACTTTCTAGGTGATAAAATTGAGGAGCAAACGCCCCTGAGCTGGAGCGATTCTATTTATCCCCTTTTTGAGGGCGAAGAGGCCGAAGAAGAGGACCAATTGGGTAAGGTGGTGCGCAAAATTGAGAAACAACTCATTTATACCATCAATAGCATTGATGCGGCTAGCAACATCATCTCCGCCGATAAGGAGCGCATGCAATTGGAACATCTATTGTTGCGCGACTTTTTAGAGGATTGGGCCCAGCTTTATGCCCAAGAAAAACAGTTCTCTATCCAAATTGAGGTAGAAGATGATGAAAGAGGCCGAGAATTGCCCATTGCCACCCTCATCGACCGAGCACAACTGGCCACGGCCCTGAGCAATTTTGTAGAAAATGCCCGCCGCCATGGCTTTTCTAAGGATAAAAAACATCTGATCCGCTTTTCCGTTTCTTTGCTAGAGGAACAAGAAGAAGTATTGATAGAATATAAAAATGATGGAAAAGCTTTCCCAAATTCTTTTACCTTTGAGGATTTTGTCTCCTACGGCAATTATGCTGGCGATACTGGACATTCGGGTATCGGGGGCTACCTCATCCACCAAATTATTGAGAATCATGAGGGCAGCCTATACTATAAGGAGCAAATAGATAAACGCGACCCCTTTAAGGTGCAATTTGATATTATCTTGCCCTACAGAAAATAA
- a CDS encoding CapA family protein encodes MPYYLLFLCLLFWSCGSEKLGPEAAPPPLYQSAADSLAAVRDWPMSPAPKDSFWLAAVGDIVPGTNHPMVLLPPHLGRDLIGEQLLPYLREAELSFGNFETVLRDSGGRPKACYDPKSCFRFRLPPVYVKPFQRAGFDILNIASNHMDDFGRADRLNTERQLQDMGFMPAGLAHRPCVYFVRAGRSCAFCAFSPFYGSFNMKDTAAVRAQIRKAKANSELLIVSLHGGAEGSEYRHQPKEKAEIFLGFNRGNLYETAHLCVDAGADLIIGTGPHVSRGMELYKERLILYSLGNFCTYSFRMSRYGAHAPLLRVALGREGQFLAGQIIPIVQKHGGMPRLDPKGLAINDLRELSRSDFPESLLWIREDGWFFRE; translated from the coding sequence ATGCCTTATTACCTTCTATTCCTTTGTCTTTTATTTTGGTCTTGCGGCTCAGAAAAGTTAGGGCCTGAGGCGGCTCCGCCCCCGCTTTATCAGTCGGCAGCAGATAGTTTGGCGGCGGTTAGGGATTGGCCTATGTCCCCTGCGCCGAAGGATAGTTTTTGGTTGGCTGCGGTGGGGGATATTGTGCCGGGGACCAATCATCCGATGGTGCTTTTGCCGCCTCATTTGGGGCGAGATTTGATTGGGGAGCAGCTCCTGCCCTATTTGCGGGAGGCCGAGCTTAGTTTTGGAAATTTTGAGACCGTTTTGCGGGATTCTGGCGGGCGGCCCAAGGCTTGTTATGACCCTAAAAGCTGCTTTCGCTTTCGTTTGCCCCCTGTTTATGTAAAGCCTTTTCAGCGGGCGGGCTTTGACATTTTGAACATTGCCAGCAACCATATGGATGATTTTGGGCGGGCCGACCGCTTGAATACAGAACGGCAACTGCAAGACATGGGATTTATGCCCGCGGGATTGGCGCATCGGCCCTGTGTGTATTTTGTTCGGGCGGGTCGTTCTTGTGCATTTTGTGCTTTTTCGCCTTTTTATGGCAGCTTTAATATGAAAGATACGGCAGCGGTTCGGGCGCAAATCCGAAAAGCCAAGGCCAATTCGGAGCTCCTAATTGTTTCTTTGCATGGAGGGGCCGAGGGGTCGGAATATCGGCATCAGCCCAAGGAAAAAGCCGAGATTTTTCTGGGTTTTAATCGGGGCAACCTCTATGAGACCGCCCATCTTTGCGTAGATGCGGGGGCCGACCTCATTATTGGTACTGGTCCGCATGTGAGTCGGGGCATGGAGCTCTACAAAGAGCGTTTGATCCTCTATAGTTTGGGGAATTTTTGCACCTACAGCTTTCGGATGAGTCGTTATGGAGCCCATGCGCCCCTGCTGCGAGTTGCCTTGGGGCGAGAGGGGCAATTTTTGGCGGGACAAATTATTCCCATTGTCCAAAAACATGGGGGCATGCCCCGTTTGGACCCCAAAGGTTTGGCGATAAATGACTTAAGAGAGCTCAGCCGTTCGGATTTTCCGGAGAGCCTGTTGTGGATTCGGGAGGATGGTTGGTTTTTTAGGGAGTAG
- a CDS encoding caspase family protein, translated as MKNYLLAIGVNEYESNRFKTLSNAESDTQKLIKILEERYGFEELRYLLGEEASRKNIVNSFIELKHLDEESNLILFFAGHGEMDPDTERGYLVPYDGTERAEWISYTTLLHDYLTLIKSKHVLLILDCCFSGSFITRGGGSLRGRNDSYDKRYLQSSRYLLASGGKEPVSDGREESPFFQRLKMYLEENTKAKFAVSELGAELKKKVGEDVLQQPICEPIQELKNHVAGGEFVFFLKNEFVEDKDGATEDDFEYDLQINDDFDLYLNDLGIKITHSKVPEVNLVDLFVPPDFSLDRSKDGKGKLKTYVFDKIITKDKNIYLGEDKSGKTTLAKRLFCSKYIESFIPVIVRGKNVRKPDKKTIISLVEKGLLEQYNLSKDKAKKLAKDAQKIVVIIDDYDGINLKENKFRLLFFKNLSSTYKHVHVFSSPAIRLDALDDSSICSEAYSEYSMYTILPLGHLKREEIVKKWYFLGEKEGIESADEVFWSKVDLAKSQIKNALGRNYVPSYPLFIITLLQSLEGNVQKPEYTLHGFYYELLINNALSNVLKETNDISFYHNYMTNLAFFLYENGDTSIEFQEFKEFHNLYSEKFSIPSTYEPKSTLGYLERAKLLVVKGSVIDVKYKYIFYFFLAKFFADNLNSSEPFDTDKENALCQYNGKTYGEMVRGNISKMCKKLHVEKYSSIVMFLTHLSKDKFIIKQVLKITNELFESVSEANLDKDVAPINKLIEHVPKKIIERKSQDTIRKERNQEKDSIDMLEKEFNDEAEFIEPIGIGEDLYEDDFGDLDMFSEYNFAFKAIEILGQIAKKHWGALTGGEKEEIIKCACDLTLRTNTYFFDKILENKIALIREIESILKKDLVLKKGLPQEIEEATRQYIFDLCSMITYGIITKLGASIGYKKLQNSMDALVNKNPNNANKIIQIAFSTSYGVLPSSVMDQIAKEFENNYLPFSVLRRIVVNYIYMFPVSSNKRQKIFHAFHIEEKAQIVIGKNSKIKIKN; from the coding sequence ATGAAAAACTACTTATTAGCAATAGGGGTTAATGAATATGAATCTAACCGATTTAAAACATTGTCAAATGCAGAGTCTGATACTCAAAAATTAATAAAGATTTTAGAAGAAAGATATGGTTTTGAAGAATTAAGATATCTTTTAGGTGAGGAAGCTTCTAGAAAGAATATAGTGAATTCATTTATAGAATTGAAGCATTTAGATGAAGAGAGTAATTTGATATTGTTTTTTGCAGGACATGGTGAAATGGATCCTGATACAGAAAGAGGTTATTTGGTGCCTTATGACGGTACAGAGAGAGCAGAGTGGATTTCTTATACTACCCTTTTACATGACTACCTTACTTTAATTAAATCTAAACATGTATTACTAATACTTGACTGCTGTTTTTCAGGAAGTTTTATAACAAGAGGAGGAGGATCTTTAAGGGGCAGGAATGATAGTTATGATAAAAGGTATCTGCAATCATCACGATATCTTTTAGCTTCAGGAGGAAAGGAGCCTGTGTCTGATGGTAGAGAGGAAAGCCCATTTTTTCAAAGGCTTAAAATGTACTTAGAAGAAAATACAAAGGCTAAGTTTGCTGTATCTGAACTTGGAGCAGAGTTGAAAAAGAAAGTAGGTGAAGATGTTCTGCAACAGCCTATTTGTGAACCTATTCAAGAACTGAAAAATCATGTAGCAGGCGGAGAGTTTGTCTTTTTTTTAAAGAATGAATTTGTCGAAGATAAAGATGGGGCCACTGAGGATGATTTTGAATACGACTTACAGATTAACGATGATTTTGATTTATACCTAAATGATTTAGGTATAAAGATAACACACAGTAAAGTTCCCGAAGTAAATTTAGTAGACTTATTTGTGCCTCCTGATTTTAGCTTAGATAGATCTAAAGATGGAAAGGGAAAGTTAAAGACATATGTATTTGATAAAATAATTACTAAAGATAAAAACATCTATTTAGGCGAAGATAAAAGTGGTAAAACAACATTGGCAAAAAGGTTGTTTTGTAGTAAATATATTGAGAGTTTTATCCCAGTTATAGTTAGAGGTAAAAATGTACGTAAACCAGATAAAAAAACAATAATTTCTCTGGTCGAAAAAGGCCTATTAGAACAATATAACCTTTCTAAAGATAAGGCGAAGAAATTAGCTAAAGATGCTCAAAAAATAGTAGTCATTATTGATGATTATGACGGAATTAATCTTAAAGAGAATAAATTTAGGTTACTCTTTTTCAAGAATTTATCATCCACTTATAAACATGTACACGTTTTTAGCTCTCCAGCGATTAGGTTAGATGCTTTGGATGATAGTAGTATATGTTCAGAAGCTTATTCTGAGTATAGTATGTATACTATACTACCATTAGGGCATTTGAAAAGAGAAGAGATAGTTAAAAAATGGTATTTTTTAGGAGAGAAAGAAGGAATAGAGTCTGCAGATGAGGTTTTCTGGAGTAAAGTTGATTTAGCTAAGAGTCAAATTAAGAATGCTTTAGGGCGAAATTATGTCCCTTCTTATCCTTTGTTTATTATTACATTACTTCAATCATTAGAAGGTAATGTACAAAAGCCTGAATATACTTTACATGGTTTTTATTATGAATTATTGATAAATAATGCTCTATCAAATGTTTTAAAAGAAACAAATGATATAAGCTTTTATCATAATTATATGACAAATTTAGCCTTCTTTTTATATGAAAATGGAGATACCTCTATTGAATTCCAAGAGTTTAAGGAATTTCATAATTTGTATTCTGAGAAGTTTTCAATTCCTAGTACATATGAACCTAAATCAACTTTAGGATACCTGGAAAGAGCTAAGCTATTAGTCGTTAAAGGGTCAGTTATAGATGTTAAATATAAATATATATTTTATTTTTTCTTGGCTAAGTTTTTTGCAGATAATTTAAACAGTAGTGAGCCCTTTGATACAGATAAAGAAAACGCTTTATGTCAATATAATGGTAAGACTTATGGAGAAATGGTTCGTGGTAATATATCAAAAATGTGTAAGAAGTTACATGTTGAGAAGTATTCTTCTATAGTAATGTTTTTAACTCATTTGTCTAAAGATAAATTTATAATAAAGCAAGTTCTTAAAATAACAAATGAATTATTTGAAAGTGTGTCAGAGGCTAACTTAGATAAGGATGTTGCCCCCATTAACAAGTTGATAGAACACGTACCTAAAAAAATTATTGAAAGGAAAAGTCAAGATACTATACGGAAAGAAAGGAATCAAGAAAAAGATTCTATAGATATGCTTGAAAAGGAGTTTAATGATGAAGCGGAATTTATTGAGCCAATTGGAATTGGAGAGGATTTATATGAAGATGATTTTGGAGATCTAGATATGTTTTCGGAATATAATTTTGCTTTTAAGGCTATTGAGATTCTTGGACAAATTGCAAAAAAACATTGGGGGGCTTTAACTGGAGGTGAAAAAGAGGAAATTATAAAGTGCGCATGTGATTTAACGTTGAGGACAAATACATACTTTTTTGATAAAATTTTAGAAAATAAAATAGCTCTTATCAGAGAAATAGAGTCTATTTTAAAGAAAGACCTGGTTTTGAAAAAAGGGTTGCCCCAAGAGATAGAAGAAGCTACTAGGCAATATATATTTGATTTGTGTTCAATGATTACATATGGAATAATAACTAAGTTAGGGGCTTCAATCGGGTACAAAAAATTACAGAACTCAATGGATGCTTTGGTTAATAAGAATCCTAATAATGCAAATAAAATTATTCAAATAGCATTTTCTACTAGTTACGGGGTTCTTCCATCTTCTGTGATGGATCAAATAGCAAAAGAATTTGAAAATAATTATCTTCCATTTTCTGTTCTTCGAAGAATAGTTGTTAACTATATATATATGTTCCCAGTGTCTAGTAATAAGCGTCAGAAAATATTTCATGCATTCCATATTGAAGAGAAAGCACAAATAGTTATAGGTAAAAATTCTAAAATTAAAATAAAAAATTAA
- a CDS encoding carboxypeptidase-like regulatory domain-containing protein, which produces MKYLLSFLPLLLFALPQFSQAQPLSVDDIVEVTGIVITPGPNGKVAPIPFATVAVENGLRGTYANMDGMFSIVVKKGETMQFSAVGFATQEITIPEDFEGLYRSIVVQLETEDINMAEVLVFPWPDRNNFRAEFLAMQPTQAQNLQALAEGKLSRQQLLAMQEEMDMDGRENASLYLRQQASSYSYQGQQQAMPVLNPMAWAQFFKQFKKKDK; this is translated from the coding sequence ATGAAATACTTGCTTTCTTTTCTCCCCCTTCTTCTTTTTGCCCTACCTCAGTTTAGCCAAGCCCAGCCGCTTTCGGTCGATGATATTGTTGAGGTGACGGGTATTGTGATTACGCCTGGCCCCAACGGAAAGGTGGCCCCCATTCCCTTTGCCACGGTGGCCGTAGAAAATGGCCTGCGCGGTACCTATGCCAATATGGACGGTATGTTTTCTATTGTGGTCAAAAAGGGCGAAACGATGCAGTTTTCGGCTGTAGGCTTTGCGACCCAAGAAATTACGATTCCCGAAGATTTTGAGGGCCTCTATCGCTCTATTGTGGTCCAACTAGAAACCGAGGATATCAATATGGCAGAGGTTTTGGTTTTCCCTTGGCCCGATCGCAACAACTTTAGAGCAGAGTTTTTGGCCATGCAACCCACCCAAGCCCAAAACCTGCAAGCTTTGGCCGAGGGCAAGCTCAGCCGCCAACAACTACTTGCCATGCAGGAAGAAATGGATATGGATGGCCGAGAAAATGCCTCGCTTTACCTCCGCCAACAAGCCAGCAGCTATTCTTATCAGGGACAACAGCAGGCTATGCCCGTCCTCAACCCCATGGCTTGGGCCCAATTCTTCAAGCAGTTTAAGAAGAAGGATAAGTAG
- a CDS encoding M3 family oligoendopeptidase encodes MQFKDFPYQRPALEQIKSEYQALLKAFEAAPTAQDAIAIRQQISDLSLRFSGPYNLASVRHSIDTRDAFYQEEKSFFDQAAPEISALSNAFSKALLASPHKAEMAEQLGQHLFNLEEMALKTFQPEIIEDLKEQNRLSTRYQEIKAQAQIEFEGETYNLSTLSPLELSTDRGQRKGAQTAKWEYYDSISEEVEDIFDQLVKLRHKMAQKLGYENYIELGYARMARSDYGPQEVAKFRKQIEEQVVPLAQTLYKKQAERIGIDKMEFYDFALEFLDGNPTPKGDVDWMVQQADQMYSELSAETKEFFRFMQDKGLLELASKDGKRNGGYCTYLREYQAPFIFSNFNGSAHDFTVLTHEAGHAFQCYLTGRSGADPDYIWPTYEACEIHSMSMEFFSWPWVEQFFKEDSEKFKLAHLSGAVTFLPYGAAVDEFQHLVYEHPEWTPAQRNAAWLELEERYLPHLKSSESGQPFLQRGGYWQRQTHIFASPFYYIDYVLAQICAFQFWDRQLQAPEKAWSDYIKLCETGGRHSFLKLLEIANLQSPFLPDTVEKALRPVRAFLAQE; translated from the coding sequence ATGCAATTTAAAGACTTTCCGTATCAGCGCCCAGCGCTTGAGCAGATCAAAAGCGAATACCAGGCCCTCCTCAAGGCCTTTGAGGCGGCCCCTACGGCCCAAGATGCCATTGCCATTCGGCAGCAGATTTCAGATTTGAGCTTGCGCTTTAGTGGCCCTTACAATCTGGCTTCGGTCCGCCATTCTATTGATACTCGCGATGCTTTTTATCAAGAAGAAAAGAGCTTTTTCGATCAGGCGGCTCCAGAGATTTCGGCCCTATCCAATGCCTTTAGCAAGGCGCTTTTGGCCTCTCCGCACAAGGCCGAAATGGCCGAGCAGTTGGGCCAGCATCTCTTCAATTTGGAGGAGATGGCCCTCAAAACCTTTCAGCCCGAAATTATTGAGGACCTCAAAGAGCAAAACCGCCTTTCTACTCGCTATCAAGAGATTAAGGCGCAGGCCCAAATCGAATTTGAAGGCGAAACCTACAATCTTTCTACCCTCAGTCCCCTAGAGCTCTCTACCGATAGAGGCCAGCGCAAAGGCGCTCAAACGGCCAAATGGGAGTACTATGATAGTATCTCGGAAGAGGTGGAAGATATTTTTGACCAGCTCGTCAAGCTACGCCACAAAATGGCCCAAAAGCTGGGCTATGAGAATTATATCGAACTGGGTTATGCCCGCATGGCCCGCAGCGATTATGGTCCCCAAGAGGTGGCCAAATTCCGCAAGCAGATTGAGGAGCAGGTGGTGCCCCTGGCCCAAACCCTCTACAAAAAACAAGCGGAACGCATCGGTATCGATAAGATGGAGTTCTACGATTTTGCCCTAGAGTTTTTGGATGGCAACCCTACGCCCAAAGGCGATGTGGACTGGATGGTCCAACAGGCCGATCAGATGTATAGCGAGCTGTCTGCAGAAACAAAGGAGTTTTTCCGCTTTATGCAGGACAAAGGCCTGCTCGAACTAGCCTCCAAAGATGGCAAGCGAAATGGGGGCTATTGCACTTATCTCCGCGAATATCAGGCGCCCTTTATTTTCTCCAATTTTAATGGTAGCGCCCATGATTTTACGGTCCTTACCCATGAGGCGGGCCACGCTTTTCAATGCTACCTAACGGGCCGCTCTGGAGCCGATCCCGACTATATTTGGCCCACTTATGAGGCCTGCGAAATCCACTCGATGAGTATGGAGTTCTTTAGCTGGCCTTGGGTCGAGCAGTTCTTCAAAGAGGATAGCGAGAAGTTCAAATTGGCCCATCTTAGCGGAGCCGTCACCTTTTTGCCCTATGGCGCTGCTGTCGATGAGTTTCAGCACTTAGTCTATGAACACCCAGAATGGACGCCCGCCCAGCGCAATGCCGCTTGGCTGGAGCTAGAAGAGCGCTATCTGCCCCATCTCAAATCAAGCGAATCGGGACAGCCTTTCTTGCAAAGAGGCGGCTACTGGCAGCGCCAAACGCATATTTTTGCCAGCCCTTTCTATTATATTGATTATGTTTTGGCCCAAATTTGCGCCTTTCAGTTTTGGGATCGCCAACTTCAGGCGCCCGAAAAAGCGTGGAGCGATTACATCAAACTTTGCGAAACTGGTGGCCGCCATTCTTTCCTCAAATTATTGGAAATCGCCAATTTACAATCGCCTTTTTTGCCCGATACCGTAGAAAAAGCCCTGCGTCCCGTCAGAGCCTTTTTGGCCCAAGAATAA
- a CDS encoding response regulator receiver protein, with the protein MSKKRRRPIQVLMIDDDQQFASPFIKRARKYQVLITNKTNLQEGLHELQNNSKYQAVILDGKAPIHPQQAKGTEAENFVHEAIMRLREMELRQERPLPFCVHTAWRVQLEPSLRQRAALFDKKKTAVDEEEMQALFEFLHQEVGQLENSKIKQQFPEVFDFADRYLDQEDVSLLLSILADKSMAKREQMLERLAFVRRLEESILNVFCREALKVDPLLYGMDGQSRTKDLIELIKVRKLAPMHVSFLTYIIYATLSSIVQHKAPESSEYYNYPITPYTVKTFINGLLDIILWVKDSIENGLREGSIMHDFQPPR; encoded by the coding sequence ATGAGCAAAAAACGCCGCCGACCAATACAGGTTTTAATGATTGATGACGATCAACAATTTGCTAGCCCCTTTATTAAACGGGCCCGCAAGTATCAGGTCCTCATTACCAACAAAACAAACTTGCAAGAGGGCCTACACGAACTACAAAATAACAGTAAATACCAAGCTGTTATTCTAGATGGCAAGGCGCCTATTCATCCACAACAAGCCAAAGGAACCGAGGCCGAAAACTTTGTGCACGAGGCCATTATGCGCCTTAGAGAGATGGAGCTGCGCCAAGAACGGCCCCTGCCTTTTTGTGTGCATACGGCTTGGAGAGTGCAGCTAGAGCCTAGCTTGCGCCAACGGGCCGCCCTCTTTGATAAAAAGAAAACGGCCGTAGATGAAGAAGAAATGCAAGCCCTTTTTGAGTTTCTGCATCAGGAGGTGGGCCAACTAGAAAATAGCAAAATCAAACAGCAGTTTCCCGAGGTCTTTGACTTTGCCGACCGCTATCTGGACCAAGAAGATGTTTCGCTTTTGCTCAGCATCTTAGCCGATAAATCCATGGCCAAAAGAGAGCAAATGCTGGAGCGCCTGGCCTTTGTCCGCCGCCTAGAAGAGTCTATCCTCAACGTCTTTTGCCGAGAGGCCCTCAAGGTCGATCCGCTGCTATATGGAATGGATGGACAAAGCCGAACCAAAGACCTCATCGAGCTCATTAAGGTCCGAAAACTGGCCCCTATGCACGTCTCTTTTCTGACCTATATCATTTATGCCACCCTCAGCAGTATTGTGCAGCACAAGGCACCAGAATCTAGCGAGTATTACAATTATCCGATCACGCCCTATACCGTCAAAACCTTTATCAATGGGCTTTTAGACATTATTCTCTGGGTAAAGGACAGTATCGAAAATGGCTTGAGAGAAGGCAGTATTATGCACGATTTTCAACCCCCTCGATAA
- a CDS encoding RNA-binding S4 domain-containing protein produces the protein MDKVRVDKWLWSVRIFKSRTMASNACKKGHVRVDGQILKPSSFVKRGDLLEVRKNNFNMRFKVVELIEKRVSAKLAEPCYEDHTPEEELNKFKAWFMNGRAAEFREKGAGRPTKRDRRQIDGFKEGDSMLEQLDWEEEE, from the coding sequence ATGGATAAGGTAAGAGTAGATAAGTGGTTATGGTCGGTCCGTATTTTTAAAAGCCGAACCATGGCCAGTAATGCCTGCAAAAAAGGGCATGTACGTGTAGATGGGCAAATCCTAAAGCCCTCTTCTTTTGTGAAAAGAGGCGATTTGTTGGAGGTCCGAAAAAATAACTTCAATATGCGCTTTAAGGTGGTCGAACTGATCGAAAAGCGGGTATCGGCCAAATTGGCAGAGCCTTGTTATGAGGACCATACGCCAGAAGAGGAACTCAATAAATTTAAGGCTTGGTTTATGAATGGCCGAGCGGCAGAATTTAGAGAAAAAGGCGCTGGCCGTCCCACCAAAAGAGATCGCCGCCAAATTGATGGCTTTAAAGAAGGCGATAGCATGTTAGAACAATTGGACTGGGAAGAGGAGGAATAA